One segment of Thermosynechococcus sp. HN-54 DNA contains the following:
- a CDS encoding NAD(P)H-quinone oxidoreductase subunit F has product MPNSLLETSWWVPCYGLVGAALTLPWATGYVRRTGPRPAAYFNLLMTVVAFVHGFFLLQQTRSGATATIVWHWLQAPGLDLSFSLLINSVTTGAMELVTGLSILAQIFALGYLEKDWGMARFFALMGFFEAALSGIAISNSLLLSYGLLEMLTLSTYLLIGFWYAQPLVVKAARDAFLTKRVGDILLLMGVVAVGSLAGSYDFPDLYAWAEEAHLPQGWGFLLGLALIAGPTGKCAQVPLHLWLDEAMEGPNPASIMRNSVVVAAGAYILIKLQPILVACPGANIALILIGAVTAISESLVSIAQIDIKRALSHSTSVYLGLVFIGVGTNWTDFALFVLLTHAIAKALLFMSIGSVIMTTNCQDLTELGGLGGRMPATSSAFVIGGLSLIGCLPLGAFWSFYRGIDYYWQAMPWLVGLILVVNVLTAVNLTRVFRLVFLGSAQPKTRRAPEVPWPLAVPMVTLSILNVLVPFILQRVQLLPETIDWTIVALLVVSGVVGILLGGFVTLKRQWTRPIKVPLRFVQDFLAYDLYIEELYRYTVVWAVRSLSQLSAWVDRHIVDRIVNTTGVASLVGGELLKYSASGQSQAYLLLVFIGVAILGGAIAWLLL; this is encoded by the coding sequence ATGCCAAATTCACTCTTAGAAACTAGTTGGTGGGTGCCCTGTTACGGCTTAGTGGGTGCAGCCCTAACGTTGCCTTGGGCCACCGGTTATGTGCGGCGCACGGGGCCTCGACCCGCAGCCTATTTCAACCTCTTGATGACAGTTGTTGCTTTTGTTCATGGCTTTTTTCTATTGCAACAAACTCGCAGTGGCGCCACCGCAACGATTGTTTGGCATTGGCTGCAAGCACCGGGACTTGATCTCTCGTTTTCACTGTTGATCAATAGTGTCACCACGGGTGCCATGGAGTTGGTGACTGGTCTGAGTATCTTGGCGCAGATTTTTGCCCTTGGTTATCTCGAAAAGGACTGGGGCATGGCGCGATTCTTTGCCTTGATGGGCTTTTTTGAGGCGGCTCTCAGTGGCATTGCCATTAGTAACTCCCTGCTCCTAAGCTATGGGCTATTGGAGATGCTCACCCTCTCCACCTATTTGCTGATTGGCTTTTGGTATGCTCAGCCCCTAGTGGTCAAAGCGGCACGGGATGCCTTTCTCACCAAACGGGTAGGTGACATTTTACTCCTGATGGGTGTGGTGGCGGTGGGTAGCCTTGCTGGCAGCTACGATTTTCCAGATCTGTATGCCTGGGCTGAGGAAGCCCACTTACCCCAAGGGTGGGGCTTTTTGCTAGGACTGGCCTTAATTGCAGGACCGACTGGGAAATGTGCCCAAGTGCCTTTGCACCTCTGGCTCGATGAAGCCATGGAAGGCCCCAACCCCGCTTCGATTATGCGCAACTCGGTGGTGGTGGCTGCGGGTGCCTATATCCTCATCAAGCTACAGCCGATTCTGGTGGCCTGCCCGGGAGCCAACATTGCCTTGATCCTGATTGGAGCAGTCACAGCCATCAGTGAATCCCTTGTATCTATTGCTCAAATTGACATTAAGCGGGCATTGTCCCACTCGACCAGTGTTTATCTAGGGCTGGTGTTTATTGGCGTCGGCACGAACTGGACGGATTTTGCCCTGTTTGTATTACTGACCCACGCGATCGCCAAGGCACTGCTGTTCATGAGTATTGGCAGTGTGATTATGACTACCAACTGTCAAGATTTGACGGAATTGGGGGGGTTAGGTGGACGGATGCCGGCCACAAGTTCAGCCTTTGTCATCGGTGGTCTATCCCTGATTGGCTGTCTTCCCCTAGGTGCCTTTTGGTCGTTTTATCGCGGCATTGACTACTACTGGCAAGCGATGCCTTGGCTGGTGGGTCTGATTTTGGTGGTCAATGTCCTGACAGCGGTTAACCTGACCCGTGTCTTTCGCTTGGTCTTCCTAGGCTCTGCCCAACCCAAGACCCGTCGTGCCCCTGAAGTGCCTTGGCCGCTAGCAGTACCGATGGTGACCTTGAGTATTTTGAATGTGCTGGTGCCCTTTATCTTGCAGCGGGTGCAGTTGTTACCAGAGACCATCGATTGGACAATTGTGGCGCTCCTTGTGGTGTCGGGAGTGGTGGGCATTCTCCTTGGTGGCTTTGTCACCCTCAAGCGCCAGTGGACTCGTCCGATCAAGGTGCCCTTGCGCTTTGTCCAAGATTTCTTAGCCTACGATCTCTACATTGAGGAACTGTATCGCTATACCGTAGTCTGGGCGGTGCGATCGCTCTCGCAGTTGAGCGCTTGGGTGGATCGCCACATTGTGGATCGGATTGTAAATACAACGGGTGTGGCGTCCCTTGTGGGGGGTGAATTGCTCAAGTATAGTGCCAGCGGTCAGTCCCAAGCCTATTTGCTGCTGGTGTTTATTGGTGTGGCGATTCTTGGGGGGGCGATCGCATGGCTACTACTGTAA
- a CDS encoding photosynthesis system II assembly factor Ycf48: MAILWVGISFSALAIPALDYNPWEAIQLPTTSTILDISFIDRNHGWLVGANATLMETRDGGQTWEPRTLVLDNPDYRFNSISFQGNEGWIVGEPPILLHTTDGGQSWNQIPLDPKLPGAPRFVKALGSGSAEMMTDVGAIYRTQDGGRNWQALVQEAIGVMRNLNRSAYGEYVAVSSRGSFYSTWQPGQTAWQPHNRTTSRRVHNMGFTPDGRLWMIVNGGKIAFSDPENSENWGELRSPLRRNSVGFLDLAYRTPNEVWLAGGAGVLLCSQDGGQTWQQDVDVKNVPSNFYKILFFSPDQGFIIGQKGILLRYVTDLTAAT; this comes from the coding sequence ATGGCTATCCTCTGGGTGGGCATTAGCTTCTCTGCCCTCGCCATTCCAGCGCTAGATTACAACCCTTGGGAAGCCATCCAACTGCCAACAACCTCAACGATTCTCGACATCAGCTTTATTGATCGCAATCATGGTTGGTTGGTGGGTGCCAACGCTACGTTGATGGAAACTCGCGATGGTGGTCAAACGTGGGAGCCACGTACGCTGGTTTTAGATAATCCTGACTATCGCTTTAACAGCATTAGCTTCCAGGGCAATGAGGGTTGGATTGTTGGTGAGCCGCCAATTCTACTTCACACGACCGATGGTGGCCAATCTTGGAACCAAATTCCCCTCGATCCCAAACTACCGGGTGCGCCTCGCTTTGTGAAAGCACTTGGCAGCGGCTCTGCGGAAATGATGACCGATGTGGGAGCCATTTATCGTACCCAAGATGGTGGCAGAAACTGGCAGGCGTTAGTTCAAGAAGCCATTGGGGTCATGCGCAACCTTAACCGTTCCGCCTATGGGGAGTATGTGGCTGTCTCCTCGCGGGGAAGCTTTTATTCCACGTGGCAGCCGGGACAAACTGCTTGGCAACCCCACAACCGCACGACCTCGCGCCGTGTCCACAATATGGGGTTTACTCCTGATGGTCGCCTCTGGATGATTGTCAATGGCGGCAAAATCGCCTTCTCTGATCCAGAGAACTCTGAGAACTGGGGAGAACTGCGCAGTCCTTTACGCCGCAATAGTGTTGGCTTCCTCGATCTGGCCTATCGAACCCCCAATGAAGTGTGGCTGGCAGGAGGTGCTGGCGTACTGCTGTGTAGCCAAGATGGCGGGCAAACGTGGCAGCAGGATGTGGACGTGAAAAACGTTCCCTCGAACTTTTATAAAATTCTCTTCTTTAGCCCCGATCAAGGGTTCATCATTGGTCAGAAGGGAATCTTGCTGCGGTATGTTACTGATTTAACTGCCGCTACCTAA
- the ggt gene encoding gamma-glutamyltransferase — MGQGFTLGKVDQRRRSRLLGVVLTVTLFPTLPTQGQTIGQRGMVTAAQPAAAQVGRDILKGGGNAVDAAVATAFMISVVEPYAAGIGGGGFALVYHAPSQTMRALDFRERAPLQATPTMYLNEKGEVIPRASLDGVLAAGTPGTVAGLAALHKRYGQLPWSQVVTRAIQAAQQGFAVTRRYQQWATMRQSVLQQDATAARIFLRDGQVPPLGTVIQQPALAKTLGAIARDPRSFYEGWIARAIADFMAQQGGKITQEDLQSYTPLWREPICGTYRVFQVCSMPPPSSGGVALVQMLNLWQLLPPAPTPMDRGHYLASVMQIAYADRARYLGDSDFVPVPVAALTSRRYAQQRVREILPRRARPQSAVSAATPIQLAEADNTSHLNVVDAQGNAVSLTFTINGPFGAGVVVPQTGILLNNEMDDFAIAPNQPNLFGVVGIPADNAPLANGIEPGKRPLSSMSPTIVLKDNRLSMVLGSPGGSRIITTVLQLFLNVVDLGQDAATAVARPRIHQQWAPDILFVEPTVPSSWINTWQQWGYRVEQTRPWGNASLIRVLDHGQLEGAADPRGEGAAMGW; from the coding sequence ATGGGGCAAGGGTTTACTCTAGGGAAAGTTGATCAACGGCGGAGATCGCGCCTCCTCGGCGTTGTCCTCACGGTGACGCTTTTTCCCACCCTACCCACCCAAGGACAAACCATTGGCCAGCGGGGGATGGTAACGGCAGCTCAACCCGCAGCAGCACAAGTCGGAAGAGACATCCTCAAGGGAGGGGGGAATGCTGTGGATGCAGCCGTGGCAACCGCATTCATGATCTCGGTGGTCGAACCCTATGCCGCTGGGATTGGGGGCGGGGGCTTTGCCCTTGTGTATCACGCCCCATCCCAAACCATGCGTGCCCTTGATTTTCGGGAGCGGGCACCCCTACAAGCGACACCAACGATGTATCTCAATGAGAAGGGGGAGGTGATTCCCCGCGCCAGTTTGGATGGCGTTTTGGCCGCAGGCACCCCCGGCACCGTTGCTGGCTTAGCTGCTTTGCACAAACGCTATGGTCAACTCCCTTGGTCTCAGGTGGTGACACGCGCGATTCAGGCGGCTCAGCAGGGATTTGCCGTTACCCGCCGTTATCAGCAGTGGGCAACAATGCGCCAATCCGTTCTTCAGCAGGATGCTACCGCCGCACGCATTTTCCTCAGGGATGGTCAAGTTCCCCCCTTAGGCACGGTGATTCAACAGCCGGCGTTGGCAAAAACCCTAGGGGCGATCGCCCGTGATCCCAGAAGTTTTTATGAGGGTTGGATTGCCAGAGCGATCGCCGACTTTATGGCGCAGCAAGGGGGCAAAATCACCCAAGAGGATTTACAAAGCTATACTCCCCTTTGGCGGGAGCCAATCTGTGGCACCTACCGTGTGTTTCAGGTTTGTTCAATGCCGCCTCCGTCGTCTGGTGGCGTGGCCCTTGTGCAAATGCTCAATCTCTGGCAACTGCTCCCCCCTGCGCCTACGCCGATGGATCGCGGTCACTATCTAGCCAGCGTGATGCAAATTGCCTATGCCGATCGCGCCCGTTACCTAGGGGATAGTGACTTTGTACCTGTGCCTGTGGCTGCACTCACCAGTCGTCGTTATGCCCAACAGCGGGTAAGGGAAATTCTCCCCCGGCGTGCGCGTCCCCAAAGCGCTGTGAGTGCTGCAACCCCGATCCAGCTTGCCGAGGCTGACAATACCAGTCACCTGAATGTGGTGGATGCCCAAGGAAATGCTGTTAGCCTGACATTTACGATCAATGGCCCCTTTGGTGCGGGTGTGGTTGTGCCGCAAACAGGGATTCTCCTGAACAATGAGATGGATGATTTTGCCATTGCCCCCAATCAACCCAACCTCTTTGGTGTCGTCGGTATTCCAGCGGACAACGCCCCCTTAGCCAATGGCATTGAACCCGGCAAGCGTCCCCTTTCCAGCATGAGTCCGACCATTGTCCTAAAGGATAATCGCCTCAGTATGGTTTTAGGCTCCCCCGGCGGCAGTCGAATTATTACCACCGTACTGCAACTATTTTTGAACGTCGTTGATTTAGGGCAGGATGCCGCCACCGCCGTTGCCCGTCCCCGCATTCATCAGCAGTGGGCACCGGATATCCTCTTTGTCGAACCAACGGTTCCCAGTTCTTGGATCAACACATGGCAGCAGTGGGGCTATCGGGTAGAACAAACCCGCCCTTGGGGAAATGCCAGCCTCATTCGCGTTTTGGATCATGGACAATTGGAAGGAGCCGCCGATCCTCGCGGGGAAGGTGCAGCCATGGGTTGGTAG
- a CDS encoding NADH-quinone oxidoreductase subunit M, with protein sequence MATTVMPLLSFLLWVPLLGALALSLLPAESLGRTYRSLAAVVMAIALVVSLAIARLFDPGNAAPQLTEVIPWLEPLGLSYRLSVDGLSLPLLVLNNFLTLIALLATSVNLPRPRLYYPLVLLLNAGVSGAFLADNLLLFFLFYELELIPLYLLIAIWGGARRSYAATKFLIYTAISGVLLLAGFLGLVWFAHAPSFDFDPQLSTLLPLSSQLVLLGLILVGFGIKIPLVPFHTWLPDAHVEASTPISVLLAGVLLKLGTYGLVRFGVQLFPQAWQVLAPGLATWAVVSVLYGSLMAIAQTDMKKMVAYSSIGHMGFVLLATATATPLSILAAIAQMMSHGLISALLFLLVGVVYEKTGSRNIEVLRGLLNPERGLPLIGSLMIVGVMASGGIPGMVGFVAEFLIFRSSFLTFPVQTLLCMVGTGLTAVYFLLLVNRVFFGRLPNELTDLPPVAWGDRLPSLLLATLILILGIVPNWLIHWSETTVSLLTTAVATLPVP encoded by the coding sequence ATGGCTACTACTGTAATGCCGCTGTTGAGTTTTCTCCTCTGGGTGCCCTTGCTGGGTGCCCTTGCCCTCAGCCTGTTGCCCGCTGAGAGTTTGGGGCGCACCTACCGCAGTTTAGCCGCTGTGGTGATGGCGATCGCCCTTGTGGTCAGTCTTGCGATCGCCCGTCTATTTGACCCCGGCAATGCAGCACCGCAATTAACCGAGGTGATTCCTTGGCTAGAGCCATTGGGCTTGAGCTATCGCCTGAGTGTGGATGGCCTATCGCTGCCGCTATTGGTCTTAAATAACTTCCTGACGCTGATTGCCCTGTTGGCCACTTCTGTCAATCTGCCCCGTCCTCGGTTGTATTACCCGCTGGTACTGCTGTTGAATGCGGGTGTCAGTGGCGCCTTTTTGGCCGATAATTTGCTGCTCTTTTTCCTCTTCTATGAGTTGGAGCTGATTCCCCTCTATCTTTTGATTGCTATTTGGGGTGGGGCACGGCGCAGTTATGCGGCCACCAAGTTTTTAATTTACACGGCCATTTCCGGTGTGCTGCTCCTCGCTGGCTTCCTAGGCCTAGTGTGGTTTGCCCATGCTCCCTCCTTTGACTTTGACCCCCAGTTATCCACCCTCTTGCCCCTGAGTTCACAACTTGTTTTGCTAGGGCTGATTTTGGTGGGGTTTGGCATCAAAATTCCCCTCGTGCCCTTCCATACTTGGCTACCCGATGCCCACGTCGAAGCCTCAACGCCGATTTCTGTGCTGCTAGCGGGGGTACTCCTGAAACTGGGTACCTATGGGCTAGTACGCTTTGGGGTGCAGTTATTCCCGCAGGCATGGCAAGTTTTGGCACCGGGGCTAGCCACTTGGGCGGTGGTCAGTGTGCTCTATGGTTCCCTGATGGCGATCGCCCAAACTGATATGAAAAAAATGGTGGCCTACAGTTCCATTGGGCACATGGGGTTTGTTCTCTTGGCCACCGCCACTGCTACCCCCTTGAGCATTCTGGCCGCCATTGCCCAAATGATGAGCCACGGGTTAATTTCCGCCCTCCTCTTTTTGCTAGTGGGGGTTGTCTATGAAAAAACCGGCAGTCGCAACATTGAGGTGCTAAGGGGCTTGCTGAACCCTGAGCGGGGGTTGCCCCTGATTGGCAGTCTGATGATTGTCGGTGTCATGGCCAGCGGTGGGATTCCCGGCATGGTCGGCTTTGTGGCGGAGTTCCTGATCTTTCGCAGTAGTTTCCTCACATTCCCAGTGCAAACACTTCTGTGTATGGTGGGGACGGGCTTAACGGCAGTGTATTTTCTCTTGCTGGTGAACCGCGTCTTTTTTGGTCGTCTGCCCAATGAATTGACGGATCTGCCGCCCGTTGCTTGGGGCGATCGCCTGCCGAGCCTGCTCTTGGCCACGCTAATCTTAATCTTAGGGATTGTTCCCAACTGGCTGATCCATTGGAGTGAAACCACTGTTAGCCTTCTTACCACTGCTGTTGCTACGCTGCCCGTACCATGA
- a CDS encoding phycobiliprotein lyase: MDIRDFFAQSAGRWFSQRTSHHLAFKQTESGKSQLTIELLSVDDPAVIALCQQYDVDPAWAVCGARVSWDGTMEWDSEKHEGSTVLVPIIDQGSRMEGKLLREMGYAEKAPVAGRFSMGSDGALTLITEYETMYSEERLWFASPNLRLRTSILKRFGGFSMASFCSEIRLGVTQPANS; this comes from the coding sequence ATGGACATCCGCGATTTTTTTGCCCAAAGTGCTGGCCGCTGGTTTTCCCAACGTACCAGTCATCACTTGGCCTTTAAGCAAACTGAGTCAGGCAAGTCTCAGTTAACCATTGAATTACTGTCTGTGGATGATCCTGCGGTTATTGCCCTGTGTCAGCAATACGACGTAGATCCCGCTTGGGCAGTCTGCGGTGCCCGCGTTAGCTGGGACGGGACGATGGAATGGGACAGCGAGAAGCACGAAGGCTCAACGGTACTAGTGCCGATCATAGATCAGGGATCGCGGATGGAAGGCAAGCTCCTGCGGGAGATGGGCTATGCTGAAAAAGCACCGGTTGCCGGTCGCTTCAGTATGGGGAGTGATGGTGCCCTGACCTTGATTACCGAATACGAAACCATGTACTCCGAAGAGCGCCTTTGGTTTGCCAGCCCCAATCTACGCCTGCGCACCAGTATTCTCAAGCGCTTTGGTGGCTTTAGTATGGCCTCCTTCTGCTCAGAAATTCGCTTAGGAGTGACGCAACCCGCCAATTCCTGA
- a CDS encoding VOC family protein, producing the protein MVFLHVAINVTDLERAAAFYEGLLGLTPVDRPLKFPGRWYQIGTVQIHLIPAEQVVDPCQDQRWGRNPHFALGVTDLASVEQRLAAAQIPLQRSASGRAAIFVADPDGNLIELSQVS; encoded by the coding sequence ATGGTCTTTCTCCATGTTGCCATTAACGTCACGGATCTAGAGCGAGCTGCGGCCTTCTATGAAGGGTTGCTCGGCCTTACCCCTGTTGACCGTCCCCTGAAATTTCCCGGCCGCTGGTATCAAATCGGCACGGTGCAAATTCATCTTATCCCAGCGGAGCAGGTGGTCGATCCCTGTCAAGATCAGCGGTGGGGACGTAATCCCCACTTTGCCCTTGGCGTAACTGATTTAGCTAGTGTCGAGCAACGCCTAGCCGCAGCCCAAATTCCCTTGCAGCGCAGTGCCTCAGGACGAGCCGCAATCTTTGTCGCGGATCCCGATGGCAACCTGATTGAACTCAGTCAAGTGTCCTAG
- a CDS encoding aromatic ring-hydroxylating dioxygenase subunit alpha, whose amino-acid sequence MTSSSTVFSLHEGSNFLRNIWYYGLPSADLKPGQCQAKVLLGEPILFCRTTAGKPFALRNLCPHRGIPLHYGRFDGEEVECPYHGWRFNAHGHCTLIPSLTSDSDVDLKHFGVFSYPVREVQGNLWIFFPANERDTSEPTIEVPLVPGFSADTQPQAVQRFIFPGHLDQVFINFMDPSHAPFVHGAWWWRKRGKLFEKAKTFDPSPYGFTMRRHPLLRKSWAHHILGGHPEVEIIYRLPGIRIETNYSDRHTFCFLITLTPINDRETELTATYYWTFPWLAPLKPFLAPLAREFLNQDLRIIAKQSEGLKYKPPLTLIKEADNQAKWYYQLKREYEKATQEGRAFVNPLKTQVLRWR is encoded by the coding sequence ATGACTTCCAGTAGCACGGTATTTTCGCTCCATGAGGGCAGTAACTTTCTGCGCAACATCTGGTACTACGGCCTACCATCCGCTGACCTCAAACCGGGTCAGTGTCAAGCGAAGGTTCTCCTAGGGGAACCCATCCTATTTTGTCGTACCACCGCGGGCAAGCCCTTTGCTCTGCGCAATCTCTGCCCCCACCGTGGCATTCCCCTGCATTACGGTCGTTTTGATGGGGAAGAGGTAGAGTGTCCCTACCATGGTTGGCGCTTCAATGCCCATGGCCACTGTACCCTGATTCCCTCCCTCACCAGTGATAGTGATGTGGATTTGAAGCACTTTGGCGTGTTCAGCTATCCTGTGCGCGAGGTGCAGGGCAATCTCTGGATTTTTTTCCCGGCCAACGAGCGTGACACGAGTGAACCGACCATAGAGGTGCCGCTAGTTCCCGGATTCAGTGCTGACACACAACCGCAAGCAGTGCAAAGGTTCATCTTTCCGGGACATCTAGATCAGGTGTTTATTAACTTTATGGATCCCTCCCATGCGCCCTTTGTCCATGGGGCGTGGTGGTGGCGCAAGCGGGGCAAGCTCTTTGAGAAGGCAAAAACCTTTGATCCGTCGCCCTATGGCTTTACAATGCGGCGGCATCCCCTACTGCGCAAGTCGTGGGCACACCATATTCTAGGCGGCCATCCAGAGGTGGAAATTATCTATCGGCTGCCGGGAATTCGCATCGAAACCAACTATAGCGATCGCCACACCTTTTGCTTTCTGATTACCCTCACCCCGATTAATGATCGGGAAACCGAACTCACCGCCACCTATTACTGGACGTTTCCGTGGCTAGCGCCCCTCAAGCCGTTTCTCGCTCCCCTCGCTCGCGAGTTTCTCAACCAAGATTTACGCATTATTGCCAAGCAAAGCGAAGGCCTAAAGTACAAGCCACCCTTGACGCTCATTAAAGAGGCAGATAACCAAGCCAAATGGTACTACCAGCTCAAGCGCGAGTATGAGAAAGCCACCCAAGAGGGACGAGCATTTGTCAACCCCCTGAAAACCCAAGTCCTGCGCTGGCGCTAA
- a CDS encoding CO2 hydration protein, with protein sequence MTLITAAPTSLHQELRTAILERLLHGQALLPDTPTHVMEVVGILKSYGVVLKAYAENLCDISERQFLVLFPFFKYFNGEITIPKLLRHWWHDRINYEYAEYCMRAMMWHGGGGLDAFLDSAEFRQLAGKAIAAKLRGNPFMQLLNYLFPEFLLETVRMLCYYSGLGQFWTVMYPIFLTLSDRYDAGEIHSIPDVVDHIRAGLIAAADRPITYSVTIDGQTYDILPPSAGLTFLADTAIPYVEAVFVRGTPFFGLISFNAQAQQISRDQAEFGYGALFADPIPTGAAGIPPTLLMQDMRHYLPPYLLEFYRRQGRGEDDLRVKICQTFQKSMFCVTTAAITALAPYPWTTTAPQEQAANQAFYETWLDRLETSRLWNVQLS encoded by the coding sequence ATGACCCTGATTACTGCTGCTCCAACCTCCCTGCATCAAGAACTGCGTACCGCCATCCTAGAGCGGTTGCTCCACGGTCAAGCCCTGTTACCGGATACACCAACCCATGTGATGGAAGTGGTGGGCATCCTCAAAAGCTATGGGGTGGTGCTCAAGGCCTATGCGGAAAATCTCTGCGATATTAGTGAGCGGCAGTTTCTTGTTCTCTTTCCCTTTTTCAAATACTTCAACGGCGAGATTACCATTCCCAAGCTGCTGCGCCACTGGTGGCACGACCGCATTAACTACGAATATGCCGAATACTGTATGCGAGCCATGATGTGGCATGGGGGTGGTGGTCTTGATGCCTTCCTTGATTCGGCAGAATTTCGCCAACTGGCGGGCAAGGCGATCGCCGCCAAGCTACGGGGCAATCCCTTCATGCAACTTCTGAACTATCTGTTTCCAGAGTTCTTGCTCGAAACGGTGCGGATGCTCTGCTACTACAGTGGCTTGGGGCAGTTTTGGACGGTGATGTATCCCATCTTTCTCACCTTGAGCGATCGCTACGATGCGGGTGAAATTCATAGCATTCCCGATGTTGTGGATCACATTCGGGCGGGTTTGATTGCCGCTGCCGATCGCCCGATTACCTATAGCGTCACAATTGACGGCCAAACCTACGATATTCTCCCTCCTAGCGCGGGTCTCACCTTTTTAGCGGACACAGCCATTCCCTATGTTGAAGCTGTGTTTGTGCGGGGTACACCCTTCTTTGGCCTCATTTCCTTTAATGCCCAAGCCCAGCAAATTTCCCGCGATCAAGCGGAGTTTGGCTATGGTGCTCTCTTTGCCGATCCCATTCCCACGGGTGCTGCCGGCATTCCTCCCACGCTGCTCATGCAGGATATGCGCCACTATCTCCCTCCCTATCTTTTAGAGTTCTATCGTCGCCAAGGCCGAGGTGAAGACGATCTGCGCGTGAAAATTTGCCAAACCTTCCAAAAATCAATGTTTTGCGTCACCACAGCGGCAATCACCGCCCTTGCCCCCTATCCTTGGACGACCACTGCCCCCCAAGAGCAAGCCGCCAATCAGGCATTCTACGAAACGTGGCTGGATCGCCTCGAAACCTCCCGCCTCTGGAACGTGCAACTGAGCTAG
- a CDS encoding rubredoxin translates to MTAETPDVAPLDRFECRACGYIYEPAKGDENRSIPPGTAFADLPLNWRCPVCSAPKKQFSNIGPVGSPSGFKENLNYGFGVNRLTPGQKNILIFGGLALAVLFLLSFYNVR, encoded by the coding sequence ATGACCGCCGAAACCCCTGATGTTGCGCCCTTAGATCGGTTTGAGTGCCGTGCCTGCGGCTACATCTACGAACCCGCAAAGGGAGACGAAAATCGCTCGATTCCGCCGGGAACTGCTTTTGCTGATCTTCCCCTGAACTGGCGGTGTCCGGTGTGCAGTGCCCCCAAAAAGCAATTTAGCAACATTGGACCGGTGGGATCTCCCTCCGGCTTTAAGGAAAATCTCAACTATGGTTTCGGTGTGAATCGCCTCACCCCCGGCCAAAAGAACATCCTCATTTTTGGTGGTCTTGCCCTTGCCGTTCTTTTTCTACTGAGTTTCTATAATGTTCGCTAA
- the sfsA gene encoding DNA/RNA nuclease SfsA, with the protein MTAPFCWRYPPLQQGILCRRYQRFFADIELVSGDRITAHCPNTGPMTGICQVGAPVQVSYHADPKRKLAYTWEMIFVDGTWVGVNTSLPNRVIASALAAGILPELTGYGTQQREVAYGQERSRIDFYLTDHPQQPPAYVEVKNTTWAQGGLALFPDTVTTRGQKHLRELQWLRQTQPDTRVCMLYFINRGDCDRFAPGDSADPTYGQLLRAAYNQGVEILPYRFAIEPTGIQFLGTAKLVL; encoded by the coding sequence GTGACCGCACCATTCTGTTGGCGCTATCCACCCCTGCAGCAGGGAATTCTCTGTCGCCGCTATCAGCGATTTTTTGCAGATATTGAGTTGGTCTCTGGCGATCGCATCACGGCTCACTGCCCGAATACGGGACCCATGACAGGAATTTGCCAAGTGGGTGCCCCTGTCCAAGTCTCCTACCATGCTGACCCTAAACGCAAGCTGGCCTATACGTGGGAGATGATTTTTGTTGATGGCACGTGGGTAGGGGTAAATACGAGTCTGCCGAATCGGGTGATTGCTTCGGCATTGGCAGCAGGCATCCTACCGGAACTGACTGGGTACGGCACTCAGCAGCGAGAGGTGGCCTATGGTCAAGAGCGCAGCCGCATTGACTTTTACTTGACAGATCATCCCCAACAGCCCCCTGCCTATGTTGAGGTGAAAAATACCACTTGGGCGCAAGGGGGCTTAGCTCTGTTTCCTGATACGGTGACCACGCGAGGCCAAAAGCATCTGCGGGAACTGCAATGGCTGCGGCAAACCCAGCCAGACACTCGTGTGTGTATGCTCTATTTCATCAATCGCGGCGATTGCGATCGCTTTGCGCCGGGGGACAGTGCCGATCCCACCTATGGACAGCTCTTACGCGCCGCCTACAACCAAGGAGTAGAAATTTTGCCCTATCGTTTTGCCATTGAGCCAACAGGCATTCAGTTTTTGGGAACGGCCAAGCTGGTGCTCTAG